A portion of the Lolium rigidum isolate FL_2022 chromosome 1, APGP_CSIRO_Lrig_0.1, whole genome shotgun sequence genome contains these proteins:
- the LOC124682613 gene encoding 60S ribosomal protein L32-1-like gives MAVPLLTTKIVKKRTKHFKRAHSDRYIGLKPSWRRPKGIDSRVRRKFKGCTLMPNIGYGSDKKTRHYLPNKFKKFVVHNVSELELLMMHNRTYCAEIAHNVSTQKRKNIVERAAQLDIVVTNKLARLRSQEDE, from the exons ATGGCGGTGCCTCTGCTGACGACGAAGATCGTGAAGAAGCGGACCAAGCACTTCAAGAGGGCCCATAGCGACCGCTACATCGGCCTCAAG CCCAGCTGGCGCAGGCCAAAGGGTATTGACTCTCGTGTCAGGCGAAAGTTCAAGGGATGTACCTTGATGCCCAACATTGGCTATGGTTCTGACAAGAAGACCAGGCATTACCTGCCCAACAAGTTCAAGAAGTTTGTTGTCCACAACGTGTCTGAGCTGGAGTTGCTTATGATGCACAACAG GACATACTGTGCTGAGATTGCGCACAATGTCTCTACCCAGAAGCGTAAGAACATTGTGGAGCGTGCTGCTCAGCTGGATATCGTTGTCACGAACAAGCTTGCTAGGCTTCGTAGCCAGGAGGACGAGTGA